CCAGTGAttagatgtaaaaataaaaggcGCAGTGGTTCATCAGTGTTGCTTTGAACTCAGAGAGGTTAATTTTGAGTACTCACCACTCATGTTTgtaggaaagtgtgtgtgtgtgtgtgtgtgtgtgtgtgtgtgtgtgtgtgtgtgtgtgtgtgtgtgtgtgtgagtttacaAGCCTAAAGTCTTTCTTACATCTCCAGCAGGAGGGGATTGGCTCAGATTAAGCCAGGCTTTAAGTGTCGTACCAGTTACAaccctctccctccttctctcggGCCGTGGGAGGTGGTCATGGTGAGGTTTTCCATTAGACTGGTTGACGCAGGTAGCTCCGACCTCCTCTGCGCCTGTAACTTAAGACTCTGCTCCACGGGGACTCCAGAGCACCCAAGAGAATGGGCGATAAAAGCTAAACAAAGAGATAAAGAAGGGGTTTATGGCTAGCTAACATGTGATTGGTGATTTGCAGAAAGAACAATTCTAAGGTGTTTAATTCAGTGTGTAAGAGACCATGGGAGCAGTTTTCAGCTGGATATCCACACACATCTGCATGCTTATCAAACACACAGCAGCCATCTCCATGCTGTGGACTGTAAGTAGTGTGACATGACATAgcttctagtgtgtgtgtgtgtgtgtgtgagagagagagagagtttgaatGTAAATGAGTACAGATGCTGATGAAGTGTTTGTTTTGAAGTGTTAAGTACAGGTTCCTCCCTCTGGTTGTGTTATGGTCTCCTAACGGCTTTCGCGTCACTGTGGTTTTGGGGCATGGGTCAGCGTGATTCTGCATGATGAGTCATTTTCTGAAAGTAACTCATTAATATTTGTGGTTTTGGAGAGATACTGTGGACGTGCTGTGGATGATTACTTtataaaaagtgtttttgtaattaaattctCTCAAATGGAAGTGCGGTGTGTAGATAGTCACTGTCGTGTTTCTTTTCTGCTTTATTACTTTAAGAAACAGATGCAGTGGGGTCGAGAATTTGCACTGAACGGGTAACAGGCTGTTAGTTATTGCGTCATTACATAGAAGGGCCAATCAtgttaaaatgtacaaatgCAGGCCATACAGCCAGTGTTTACGTGGGAAGGGGCGGAGCTTGTAGGGCTGAGAGTGCTTCTAAGTTTCATGTTTGTAAAATCTAAAAAGGTGAAggctttgtgtgtttatgttgtctAATCACATTTAAAAGCAAGACGTtttacttctactactgctaccaaCTATTGATAATGCTACCATTCCTACAGCTAATgtttttactactactacaaatgTTACTACCAGTACTGATACTAGTAGTATTATCATCATTACCACTTTTAACATTTTGATTGTGTACTATTGTAACTACTGTTACAACTACTATATCCACTACTACTATTGGtagtagtactactactacttctactattactactactactactactacttctactattactactactactactactactacttctactattactactaacactactactactactactactattactactactactactaactactacttctactattactactactactactactactattactactactactactactactactactactactacttctactattactactactattactactactactactactactattactactactactactactactacttctactactactactactactattactactactactactactactacttctactactactactactactactactactattactactactactactactactacttctactattgctactactactactattacttctactattactactactattactactactactactactactattactactactactactactactactacttctactactactactactactactattactactactactactactattacttctagtattactactactactactactattactactactactactactactacttctactattactactactactactattacttctactattactactactactactactactactactattactactactattactactactactactactactattactactactactactattacttctactattactactactactactactactattactactactactactattacttctactattactactactattactactactactactactattactactactactactactactactacttctactactactactactactactactactactactactattacttctactattactactactattactactactactactactattactactactactactattacttctactattactactactattactactactactactactactactacttctactactactactactactactactattactactactactactactattacttctactattactactactactactactactactactattactactactactactacttctactattactactactactactattacttctactattactactactactactactactactactattactactactattactactactactactaatactactactactactattacttctactattactactactactactactactattactactactactactattacttctactattactactactattactactactactactactactattactactactactactacttctactactactactactactactactactactattacttctactattactactactattactactactactactactactattactactagtagtactattactattactactactgctactactactactactactagtattattactactactattatcattattactactactactgttattgCTACTGTTAGTATTGTTACAGCTACTATAtctaaatactactactacaattaccactgttattactactgttactagtACTAtaactaatactactactattattactacagcTACTACAGAGAGCATGAAGAATGAAACTTAAAAGAAAGCTTGATCAACAGTTATCACAAATCAAATTTCCTTTAAGGAAATCCAGGTCTAAACCACTAATGAGTGAGCTGAAGGAGATAACCAAAAGTAAATATCATTTAAGAATATTAGgaaggaaccttgagaggaactatGAGTGTAAAGAGGAATTCCTTCTTCTTAGCTTGACACCAGATAGttgtagtacagtacagtacagagtACAAATACGTTATGAATGTCTTATTAATGTCCCATGAACTTTTAAattgaaatgtttgtgtttctttgtttacttattttttgttttccctGCAGGTCCAGGAAGCTCTTGAGGCCCCGAACAACCCCGGTGAAGCAGAACAGACCAAGTGCGAGCCTGAGTCATACCCACGAGGATGGAGAGAGCAGGAATCGGACGGCACACGTGAGCCGTGGAATGACCAGGATGAGTTTTCGGCTCTGTTGGGGGTGGAACATCTTTACCCAGGATTAAATTTTGAAAATGGACTTAAGGAGACAGACTGTAAAGTGCAAGAAGGAGTGACGAACACACACTGCAGGAAGGAACGCATCAACACACGTAACGAAGTAAACACTCATCACGTTAACACAAACTGTGGAGCGCTCACAGACATAACACAGGAAACACTGTCACTCTCAATCAACGGTCTCAACACAGTAGAACCCAGCACGCAACCTGATCAAGGAGCAGGAGAACTGAATACACAACATGTAAACACATATCATGCACAACACGCTACCACGAATAACACGGACGTACTGAAAACACAAGACACTGAAAATATTGATATCACAGGTAAAGCCTGCATAGGAACAAACAATGAAGAGAGGGCAGGTTCACAAACTACAGAGACAAAAGGTGAAAATATAGCAGAGTTAAAAAGAAAGGACTACAGTGAGCCATACGATGGGAGACAAAGCTCATCAACAAAATACTGTGGAGAAACATGTCTCAAAGTCAGCACTGGTCCACAAAGGACAGATGTGTTTAGTTTAAATGATTCTGGCAAGCACAACTTAGAGAGCACAAGCATATGCAGTGCCGAGATACACAAAGATATCCGCagtaacataaacacacaccttgATAGGTTACACAATGCAGACGACAAGCACATACGCAAACCAGAAATACATTCATTTGACAGCAACGAGGTAGACATCAGAGATACGGGTGCACAAAACTGCTCTCAGGACTCAGAACCACACCATAAAAACAGCAACAATCCAGATGCACACTGTCCAGAAACCTTTGTAGACACAGAAGGCACAACATGCGTCCAACAAAGACATAACATCAAGTCAAGGTGCATAAATTTCGAACACAAGCCACCACCATCTCAGGATGATGTATGCAATGGAAAAGCAGATGACTCACTAAGCAGGAGTGAACTGAAGCGGATTAATTGCAACGGATACTCTTCGCACACACGTGCAACAAACGAGTGCGGAAACACCTCAGGTGTGAAAGGAAAGGCACTGAACACTGCCGTGCACTGCAAAGACACTCCGATTGTTCTCACAACATGCAAAGACTGTAACGTAGCGGAGATAGCACCATCCAAAACCGAGGAATACTGCTCAAGACACCTTAACACCTGTGATGGTGACACAAAGTCTCACGACACACTGTGTGTATCAGGTATCAAATCGTTGCATTTGGGAACCGAACCTGTGAACTCTCCTGGGTCCGGACTTCCTCAACCGTCGAATGGTAACCTGTTGCCTGCTTATTCTGAAGAGACTGCTGCAGAGACTTTATTGCACACTGAAGCAGAGAAGCAACTACAGAAAACCCCACATGATCAGCAGCAGGAATTAGAGTCCAGGTTCCTGCCATGTTCCACAGACTGTGAGGACGTTGATGGGATCTTTTGGCTAAACTCACCAGTCACTGCGACAGAGAACAAGAAGGCCACACTTTCCGATACTAGGGGGTGTAAACAGTTTGTAGCCAGAATAAACAGATTTGAAGAGAAAGTTTGGGAGGATTCCTCCTTTACACTCACCCTCTCAGCACAATCTACATCTGTGGAAAAACTTGCAGAAGGCACCCGCCTCCTCCAAATACACAACGAGTGCAAGGATATTAACTCCCATAGCCCAGAGCTCTTGATATCCTCCAGTCATTCCTGTGAGAGATCGCATTGCTCTCTTTCCACAGAGGAGAAAGTGAAAGAACGAAGCCAGGAATTGACAAGGTCTGAGGACGTGGAAGATAGTCTGTATCCAAAACATGGACAGAGTATAGAAGATGAGCTTGCTTCTCCATTGCATTCAGCCAAGTCCAACCATTGTGAGATTAGGACAGAGAACTGTGTCTCATCAAAGCCTGTTGAAACACAGGCTCCACTATTTACTGTTTGTCAGCCAACACACACGCATGAGCAGTGTGTCAATGTCTTGAATAATCACACACTGTTTATTGATTTCAAACATAAGAGAAGCACCTCTTCTCCCCAAGGGAATGTCACTGAGATCCCATTTCCAGAAACTAGCGTTACTAAGACTGTTGGAGACTCCAAAGCCAGCTTTGCTGAAAAGGACAATCCTCAATCAGATAAGATTGGTCCTTGTTGGAACCTCTCTGTATACAATAGCACAGCCTCGGAGAAGTCAACAGAGGCCGTAGAAGCTGTAGTTTTCTGCAATCCGTGGCTGGAACCTTTTTCTGATGGTCCAGAAAGCGGTTCTGAGGATGGTGATCAAACCAGTCACCTTGCTCTGACCTTCAAAAAGAACGAGGGAGCACTTCAGCAGGGCTTGGTCAGCTTAGATGGTCTGAAGAAACGCTCAGATGTTCTGTGTCCTGTAGACTGGAGCAGTGAGGATTCAGCAGTTTCTGGGCTAGGTGAAGATTTGGAGAGCATTCACTGTGATTTCTACCCTCCACAGGTGGAGAACCGTGAGCAACCTACACAGAAAGAGTACCTTGAGAACAATACATGTTTACGCTCTGAATGTAATATAGTAACCACAGGTGATAAACTGCACAACGACCAAAAGTGTCACATAGACTCACACTTAATACAGTCAGTTCCTAATGGCCTTGGTCCATTTACACACTCCAGACAATGCAAAGATATtaaccacatacacatacacacatctctCTGTGACTGCATACCAGAGACTGATTTAGACTCGCTCAGATCTCAGCCACATCAGCCATGTATTGATGTTCTTCAGTCTTCACCAGGTTATCTGGAGACACAGAATCCTGTCAAGCAGGGAAAACAGAAAGAACTCTCTAGCTCAACTCAGCTCATATCCCACAACGGCATCAGGACCTGTCGAGAAAAAGACGACAGCTCATTAACACTTTCTGGAGTAAAGACAATACACTACACCCAATCTGAGGTCCTGCTCTCCTCcagaagcctggagcctatcccagaaacgGACTGCTCCCTGGATAACGTCCCTAATCCGAATGATGATACTTTTCTAGGTGACAAGAAAACAGAAACTGAGAAGTTTGATAGTGACAACATGAAACCCTCAGAGTCAGACCAGGACATTCTTGGGGTTGCTTCCTGTGTGCACCGTTTGTCTGTATGCAAAGGTAACTTTTAAcataacccccccccaaaaaaataaataaataacttgatAACTAactaataaagaaataaataactaaataagtGTTGCGTGTTACCATATTTTGGCTCTgataaatggtgatttctcacTCATTAGTCTATTTGTCTAGTCTAAATCAGTTAAATTGATACattttggttcattttctaTTTGCTCTGGTTCAACCACCAAGGGAGAACCAAAGTTTGATTCAAATGGACTGACGtctgtgtgaaatgtgaaagcACTATATAATACTTCATAAGAGTTATACTACCTAATAAATTATCTATGACCTTCAAACGGTGAAACTTGGTCAATACTTTAGTGTTTTACTATTCATTTCAATTTTACTTCAATTGAGCGTTCTCCTGCACAACATGCTTTATTTTCCAGCTAGCATAATTACCTGAAATTGAAGATTTCAAAAACATGCTTTGCCAAGGTCAGACAACTAGCAGTACAATGTATTATAACAGACAAACCACAATTAAGCACTGATACCATTTACAATATTGTATTGTTTACTTGAACACCAGGAAAGTCTGAGGACCAGCCATGCTCTGCTCCTTCAGACCTGAATGAGGACAAGTCCCTGCAGAGTGATGACGCTTCATCAATCAAGTGTCCATCCACAGGATCCTTGGAACTGGACACGAGCAGCATTAACAGTGAGGACCAAGAGGAGCAGAGATCTCCTGTTGCTGGTCCCACTGTGAAATCACAACATGCAAAAAGTAAAGTTAAGCCATCCAAATTCTCAGTTTTCTCCAAAATGCCCTCGTTCAGACGAGGAAAGAGTATCGCAAGAGATGGGAGGGTAAGTAAGGGTGAAATCCCACCCAGGGACTCACAGGACCGAGGGGAGGACCTTCTTTTCTATAGGACTCACCTGACCCAGGATGCAGGACGAGATCCAGAGAATCAGCCAGAAAACTCAGATGATGAAGTCTTCTACAAAAGTGAGGCTGGACCTAAGCAACCAGGGCTTCAGGTAGAtacagaagaggaagaggaggaggaggaggatgtcTTTGGTAATGTCCAGGGGACAGGGGACATGGAGGGTTCAGAGATGCCACAACTTAAACAGAGCACTGGAAGTGAATGCTCAAGCTGCAGGAGGAGCAAAAGCACAGAAGGCATAAGCTTTCGCTTGCGTTTTGCCCAGGCCCACAAGTCTCTGTCAAGCTTATTTGAGTCTCGTTCCGTGGATAAGTACAATGAGTGTCCAGAATCAGAAGATATGCGAACCAAGCTTTCATGGAGGAAGCAGAAACGGGCGAAGGACGTGGATCTTCTAAGACGTACAATGTCTGTGCCAGACACGGACAGAGATGGAAATAAAGATATGCAGCGCCACACTGACCCACTTAGCAAACGTGGTGTCCTGCGAGATGGAGTCGGCACATCCCTGCAGGACAGCAAATCAGACGGGCGCAATAGGAGGTGTTTGTCAATTACGTTTATTGATTCCTCAGAGGCTTCACCTACCCGTGACTCTGGTTCCATCTCACCTATGTCCCTACTACCCAGTCAGATGTCATCATCTTGTTCCAAAATGCCACCAGGGAACAATGAAAACCCAGAACTTCCCATGAGACCAATGAGTCCCAAACCAAGCAGTCCAAGGTCTGCAGGGCAGAAACAGCGATTCCGTTACCCCTCTTCACGGGCAAACACACTTTCTCTGATTATTCTTGGCCATAGTGTTAGTGTTTCAGATCCCCCTGAGAGACCGAGGTCCCTCAAACCTAAAGTGGGCCGTCAGGGTTCTCTCAGCCCACTGGGTACCAGCAGCCACCAGGAGGATGGCAGCATAGACATCCCCTCCCCCATAAGCATCATTACCTCTATTACAGACAATGAATTTGAGGTAAGCAAAGTCTGTGTTATTACTACTTTTGCCTTGTCATCACCATGTTAGTGTCGTTTCTGTTCTGCTAATGGTCCACAGTCCAAATAATATGGTGTGTCGGTTGTGCATTGTCCAAGGCAACAGTTGACCGATAACTAATTAGTGTGCACCTGATCACAGCTAATCAGAGCTACATATATGATGAACGGGCCGATAAGTGTCCCAATTAGCCATAACTTAGCTTACAGAAActaaaaatgatatatttttactCATTCCTTGATATCCTTTAGCTTTCTCTTTACAGTCTTAGCTGCAGGCTTGAAGTATAGTAGGGTTCTTCAGACATAGTTTGGAAATACAACTGCCCAGTACAATCAAACACTTTCCCTGATTCAATCTCTCACCTAGTAAGCAAGCAGTTCATAGAAGAAATCAGGTAAGAGAAGGAAAACTGACAATGTAAACAACCGTGGTTCCATCCAGTGTTGGCGTTCAGTGGCAGATGCATAGAGTTCAACATAAACGTTGTGACATGCTTAAAACTTTGAGAAAGTCGCCATCTAGAGGTGGCTTGGCAAACAGGTAATGGCAACATCCTTTCTGAGATTTAACTCTAGATAAATCAGAACAGGCTCTGTTGAAGCTGTTTCATGGATGGGAAGTTCTATAGGCACTTCTCAGGACTGAATTACACAAACTGTCTGAACAAAGACTATAGGTGTAATCGTTAATACCGAAATTTTAATtgtattcatatattttattttttttttaccgttcTTCCACACACTAGGAAAATTATGTGAGTCCACTAACAagagcattttttatttaattaattccttTGAGAACTGGTTCTTGTTCAGTGATATGCTGCCCACTATGATTAGTTAaacatatttgttcattttgaaccATGAACTGGTTATTATGCTGCCTCTGAATGCACTATTGCCTAGGAgttcagtgttttgcccaaGGATACTGTCTGATAATGCTTTTCAAAACAGCCTAGCGTATCGCTGAAGGTATCTCCTGGAAGTCCTCATCTTTCAAGTCAATCTACAGTAATGAAGATGGTGAATAGTTCTCCTGCAGGATCGTCCAGTCAGAGGACCAGATCCGGGTCCAGCATTAGCACTATTCCTAGCCTACCCATGCAGGTTGGATTGCAAAGACACTGTTTTAGGGATGATCTGTGGATcgaggagaagaagaagcagcagagGAGGCTGACCAGGGCCACACTAAAGAGGGGAACTCACCCACTGGAGGAGCTAGAGGAAGTAAGAGTGACCGAAATGTCTTGTGGAGCAAAGACTTAGCCTCTCTTCACTTATTTTTCTCTTCAACTTATGCTGTCTGTTTCGTCTCCTGTCTTCATTGTTCTTTGTTATATTTCACTTTTCCACAACTTCTTATCTACTTCTATCCTCGGCAGTCTCTTTTGTACTTTGCTTACAGTCTACATTATTGGTCTGCATTATTATGGATCTTGATATATACTCGATTTACAGTTTGTTTGGCCcatctgtatttttcctgaccCTACTGATTACCACTCTGACTTAGTCTTCTTTCATTAACCAGTGAATTAGGTGTGTTAGATGAGGGAAAATGAAATTGTGCTGGACTCCAGACATGAAGAACCAGCCATGGGCTTTAGTATGTTGGATAACTTGAATGTGTTGTTTAGTAGAGCCATAGTTCCAAATCCAGCTCCAGTCGGtccagagattttttttgtttttgctccagCTTCCATACAGCAGGTAATATGGCGCTCAGGTGTGTTAGCACATGAACTGGATGCTCTAAcagctgccaaaacacatgCCAAACTGGTTGAGCATCTGCATTTGCACATACAACTGCACTTTATACCACATATTGTTCATACATTTATCTTACCGTCTATCTtcgaaatattttatttaaagtattaTGTAAGTAAGTTCTATTTGATGTAAATTCTGTTGCTAGACAGtcataaaaagcatttcactccACGTCTTACTGTGTATTCAGTACTTAGTACTTGTGTACATTGATAAATGTCTAAATAAATGTTGGACAATATCTAAATTCTGcattgttgtgttattttcatataaacaaCGTGACAGTGAtgctgcattaataatgataatttacTGGGTTTTGGAGCTGGTAGCTAGTCAGTCCAAACAGGGTGAAAGTTACTATGGGCTGGTTCGAGATATATTTTATTAAGATCACTGTGATTAGGATAAGGATTGCAATCTGTAATCTCTTCCTCCAGGTAAGGACCCGGCTGTCTCTATGTGCATTGAAAGCGTTTCCTGGAATGCCACTCCGAAGTCTGAGCTTCTCTCACAGCACCCCCATTGGGCTGGACTGCCTCGGCTGGAGACGACGCATGTCCTCCCCTGGTGAGTACCGAGGTTTAGATGTCTGCTTGTACTCATTTTGGAAGCATTACTGAGACCTTATGATTGTATCTGAGTTGGTATTATGTCTTTTTTCTGGTGTATGTGGCTGGTTGTCCATATGTGGATATGTCCAGGTACATAAGGTTAAAATGATGCTTGTTTGTAATGGCCAGTGTTGAGATTGTGTGATGTTTGTGGGTAGCATCAGCTCAGCAGTTAAGGTTCTGCGGTAGTGATCAAAAAGTTGCGTATTCAAGTCTCAGGCCTTAAGCAGTACCTAGAGCACTCAACTGCTTAGCTAAATTCTGGATAAATGCAATAGCCCAGCAAGTCAGTAGTTGCTAACTGGTGAACTGCGGTGCTTGTGAGGACCCAAAGTATTTCAGGGGATCAAGTCAGGCATTTGAAATAGACCTAAGCAGAACTaattaacaaaagaaaaaagccaCAATCCAGCTACTCCAGTTTTCTAAGCACTTAATGGagccaatcacatgcatttatgtaaagtATTCATCTGAAGAATGTCAAAAAGAGAAATCTGTGGCAGCAGTCATAAGTGGTAAAATTAAGCTACTACtgagaaacaaaacataatcaCTTCAAATGGAGTGTTTATAGTCATACTGTTGTCTCCATTCAGCGCTGGTAGTCACGTATACAGATCTTAGTCAGCAACGAATTATATATAAATGGATCTTTTCAAATTTTAGTCGAATACACCTGAATTAAAAGCTGAGAGATCTGGTTGAGATATTTGTTTACATGTAGCACATGCAACATCACCTTTCTGGAGACACTCTGTATGAGAGCCGGTTTTAGGACAGTGTTATTGTAATGTTGACCGACTACCAGCAGGGGGCAGCTGAACTGTGGTAGAGCCTTGCCTGATATAAAATCTAAGCCTAAACTCAATGTGCAGTAAAGGCCCTTTTATTCTGCAGTGGACAAAAG
This genomic window from Ictalurus punctatus breed USDA103 chromosome 1, Coco_2.0, whole genome shotgun sequence contains:
- the LOC108267341 gene encoding uncharacterized protein LOC108267341 isoform X1 is translated as MERDAQESAEEEVDRSSGGDGGNEAEVESYNRAKFTLWAYIICWTALRLLLQKLRISAVGQQVQEALEAPNNPGEAEQTKCEPESYPRGWREQESDGTREPWNDQDEFSALLGVEHLYPGLNFENGLKETDCKVQEGVTNTHCRKERINTRNEVNTHHVNTNCGALTDITQETLSLSINGLNTVEPSTQPDQGAGELNTQHVNTYHAQHATTNNTDVLKTQDTENIDITGKACIGTNNEERAGSQTTETKGENIAELKRKDYSEPYDGRQSSSTKYCGETCLKVSTGPQRTDVFSLNDSGKHNLESTSICSAEIHKDIRSNINTHLDRLHNADDKHIRKPEIHSFDSNEVDIRDTGAQNCSQDSEPHHKNSNNPDAHCPETFVDTEGTTCVQQRHNIKSRCINFEHKPPPSQDDVCNGKADDSLSRSELKRINCNGYSSHTRATNECGNTSGVKGKALNTAVHCKDTPIVLTTCKDCNVAEIAPSKTEEYCSRHLNTCDGDTKSHDTLCVSGIKSLHLGTEPVNSPGSGLPQPSNGNLLPAYSEETAAETLLHTEAEKQLQKTPHDQQQELESRFLPCSTDCEDVDGIFWLNSPVTATENKKATLSDTRGCKQFVARINRFEEKVWEDSSFTLTLSAQSTSVEKLAEGTRLLQIHNECKDINSHSPELLISSSHSCERSHCSLSTEEKVKERSQELTRSEDVEDSLYPKHGQSIEDELASPLHSAKSNHCEIRTENCVSSKPVETQAPLFTVCQPTHTHEQCVNVLNNHTLFIDFKHKRSTSSPQGNVTEIPFPETSVTKTVGDSKASFAEKDNPQSDKIGPCWNLSVYNSTASEKSTEAVEAVVFCNPWLEPFSDGPESGSEDGDQTSHLALTFKKNEGALQQGLVSLDGLKKRSDVLCPVDWSSEDSAVSGLGEDLESIHCDFYPPQVENREQPTQKEYLENNTCLRSECNIVTTGDKLHNDQKCHIDSHLIQSVPNGLGPFTHSRQCKDINHIHIHTSLCDCIPETDLDSLRSQPHQPCIDVLQSSPGYLETQNPVKQGKQKELSSSTQLISHNGIRTCREKDDSSLTLSGVKTIHYTQSEVLLSSRSLEPIPETDCSLDNVPNPNDDTFLGDKKTETEKFDSDNMKPSESDQDILGVASCVHRLSVCKGKSEDQPCSAPSDLNEDKSLQSDDASSIKCPSTGSLELDTSSINSEDQEEQRSPVAGPTVKSQHAKSKVKPSKFSVFSKMPSFRRGKSIARDGRVSKGEIPPRDSQDRGEDLLFYRTHLTQDAGRDPENQPENSDDEVFYKSEAGPKQPGLQVDTEEEEEEEEDVFGNVQGTGDMEGSEMPQLKQSTGSECSSCRRSKSTEGISFRLRFAQAHKSLSSLFESRSVDKYNECPESEDMRTKLSWRKQKRAKDVDLLRRTMSVPDTDRDGNKDMQRHTDPLSKRGVLRDGVGTSLQDSKSDGRNRRCLSITFIDSSEASPTRDSGSISPMSLLPSQMSSSCSKMPPGNNENPELPMRPMSPKPSSPRSAGQKQRFRYPSSRANTLSLIILGHSVSVSDPPERPRSLKPKVGRQGSLSPLGTSSHQEDGSIDIPSPISIITSITDNEFEPSVSLKVSPGSPHLSSQSTVMKMVNSSPAGSSSQRTRSGSSISTIPSLPMQVGLQRHCFRDDLWIEEKKKQQRRLTRATLKRGTHPLEELEEVRTRLSLCALKAFPGMPLRSLSFSHSTPIGLDCLGWRRRMSSPAVILPDGAPEKLGAGDEAGSEEDLYEELRSSGHRFPHPGGAGEQLAINELISDGSVVYAEALWDHVTMDDQELGFKAGDVIEVVDATNKEWWWGRILDSEGWFPASFVRLRVNQDEPMEDYLAQLEEAQEEQSSGVGLLLGPGLPCKEQMRTNVINEIMSTERDYIKHLKDICEGYIKQCRKRMDMFTEDQLCTIFGNIEDIYRFQKKFLKCLEKRFNKDEPHLSEIGSCFLEHQTDFQIYSEYCNNHPNACVQLSKLMKLNKYVFFFEACRLLQKMIDISLDGFLLTPVQKICKYPLQLAELLKYTNPQHRDYKDVEAALNGMKNVARLINERKRRLENVDKIAQWQSSIEDWEGEDILSRSSDLIYSGELTKISPPHAKSQQRMFFLFNHQMVYCKKDLLRRDILYYKGRMDMDQMEVLDVEDGKDRELNVSVKNAVKLRSLGGDELHLLCAKKPEQKQRWLRAFRDEREQVQHDRETGFSITEVQKKQAMLNACKSHPAGKPKAVTRPYYDFLLRQKHPTLPTSLPQQQVFMLAEPKRKSSNFWHNIGRLTPFKK